In one window of Litorilinea aerophila DNA:
- the arcC gene encoding carbamate kinase codes for MTPSQNDATPLAVIAIGGNSLIKDRSQPQVHHQWDAVRETAGHIANMIQAGWRAVITHGNGPQVGFILRRNELAMHEVHTTPLDVIVADTQGSIGYMLQQALNNEFYQRGIERQCVTIVTQVRVDANDPAFQHPTKPIGGFLDEAAAARFAAEGWPVIEDAGRGWRRVVASPKPQEIIEIEAIRQAVAAGWIVIAVGGGGIPVARNRRGELRGVPAVIDKDLASGLLASQLQADLFLISTGVEKVMLYFGQPQERPLDRMNREEARRYLAEGHFAPGSMRPKIEACLAFLDQAPHSDAYALITNPENLERALHGETGTRLVR; via the coding sequence ATGACGCCTTCCCAGAACGACGCCACGCCCCTGGCTGTGATTGCCATCGGCGGCAATTCCCTGATCAAAGACCGCAGCCAGCCACAAGTTCACCACCAGTGGGATGCGGTGCGGGAGACGGCAGGTCACATCGCCAACATGATCCAGGCGGGCTGGCGGGCCGTGATCACCCACGGCAACGGCCCCCAGGTGGGCTTCATCCTGCGGCGCAACGAGCTGGCCATGCACGAAGTACACACCACCCCCCTGGACGTCATCGTGGCCGACACCCAGGGCAGCATCGGCTACATGTTGCAACAGGCCCTGAACAATGAATTCTATCAGCGTGGGATTGAGCGCCAGTGCGTCACCATTGTGACCCAGGTCCGGGTGGATGCCAACGACCCCGCCTTCCAGCATCCCACCAAGCCCATCGGTGGCTTTCTGGACGAGGCAGCCGCGGCCCGCTTCGCCGCGGAGGGCTGGCCCGTGATAGAGGATGCAGGCCGGGGCTGGCGCCGGGTGGTAGCGTCGCCCAAGCCCCAGGAGATCATCGAGATCGAGGCCATTCGCCAGGCCGTGGCGGCCGGCTGGATCGTCATCGCCGTGGGGGGTGGTGGCATCCCGGTGGCCCGCAACCGACGGGGCGAGCTCCGGGGCGTCCCCGCCGTGATCGACAAGGACCTGGCCAGCGGCCTGCTGGCCAGCCAGCTCCAGGCCGACCTGTTCCTGATCAGCACCGGCGTGGAAAAGGTCATGCTCTACTTCGGCCAGCCCCAGGAACGCCCCCTGGATCGCATGAACCGGGAGGAGGCCCGCCGCTACCTGGCCGAAGGGCACTTTGCCCCCGGCAGTATGCGCCCCAAGATTGAAGCTTGCCTCGCCTTTCTAGACCAGGCCCCCCACTCCGACGCCTACGCCCTGATTACCAATCCGGAAAACCTGGAGCGGGCCCTGCACGGGGAGACCGGGACACGGCTGGTGCGGTGA
- a CDS encoding YgeY family selenium metabolism-linked hydrolase, whose product MAAIDVAAVQAATASHQDDIITFLRELVAIPSMDSQIREVGLRAQTEMKKLGFDQVWFDSMGNTVGRIGNGPRKLLYDSHIDTVGIGDPAEWAWDPFIGKLENGRLYARGACDEKGSTPGMIYGLAIAHRLGLLEGWTAYYFGNMEEWCDGIACHALVEHEGLRPDFVVIGEPTNMQIYRGHKGRVEMKVVAKGKSAHAASNHLGDNAIYKVLPIIDGISKLEPQLGDHPFLGHGKITVTDIHVETPSINAVPNQCTVYIDRRLTFGESAEAALDQVRALIPPEHRQKGDVWVEMLRYEEPSYTGFVFPVDKYFPAWALEESHPLVQAGLETAQRIGLPAHTPGKWNFSTNGIYWMGKAGIPSIGFGPGEEETAHTVQDSVLLADVVKATEFYALLPAILAAHTRP is encoded by the coding sequence ATGGCCGCAATCGACGTCGCAGCCGTCCAGGCTGCCACCGCCTCCCACCAGGACGACATCATCACCTTCTTGCGGGAGCTGGTCGCCATCCCCTCCATGGATTCCCAGATCCGAGAAGTAGGGCTGCGGGCCCAGACGGAGATGAAGAAGCTGGGTTTTGACCAGGTCTGGTTCGACTCCATGGGCAACACCGTGGGGCGCATTGGCAACGGTCCCCGCAAACTCCTCTACGACAGCCATATCGACACTGTGGGCATCGGCGATCCCGCCGAATGGGCCTGGGATCCCTTCATCGGCAAGTTGGAAAATGGCCGGCTCTACGCCCGGGGGGCCTGTGACGAAAAAGGCAGCACGCCGGGCATGATCTACGGCCTGGCTATTGCCCACCGGCTGGGCCTGCTGGAGGGCTGGACGGCCTACTACTTCGGCAACATGGAGGAGTGGTGCGATGGCATTGCCTGCCACGCGCTGGTGGAGCATGAGGGGCTGCGGCCAGACTTTGTGGTCATCGGCGAGCCCACCAACATGCAGATCTACCGGGGGCACAAGGGCCGGGTAGAGATGAAGGTGGTGGCCAAAGGCAAAAGTGCCCACGCCGCCAGCAATCACCTGGGCGACAACGCCATCTACAAAGTGCTGCCCATCATCGACGGCATCAGCAAGCTGGAGCCCCAACTGGGCGATCATCCCTTCCTGGGCCACGGCAAGATCACCGTCACGGACATCCATGTGGAGACACCCAGCATCAACGCAGTGCCCAACCAGTGCACTGTCTACATCGACCGCCGCCTTACCTTTGGCGAGAGCGCCGAAGCCGCGCTGGACCAGGTACGCGCCCTGATTCCGCCGGAACACCGGCAAAAAGGGGATGTGTGGGTGGAGATGCTGCGCTACGAAGAGCCCAGCTACACCGGCTTCGTCTTCCCGGTGGACAAGTACTTCCCCGCCTGGGCGTTGGAGGAGTCCCATCCCCTGGTGCAGGCCGGCCTGGAGACGGCCCAACGGATCGGCCTGCCGGCCCATACCCCCGGCAAGTGGAATTTCAGCACCAACGGCATCTACTGGATGGGCAAGGCCGGCATCCCGTCCATCGGCTTTGGCCCCGGCGAAGAAGAGACGGCCCACACCGTCCAGGACAGTGTCCTGCTGGCGGACGTGGTCAAGGCCACCGAATTTTACGCGCTGCTTCCGGCCATCCTGGCGGCACACACCCGGCCATAA
- the murA gene encoding UDP-N-acetylglucosamine 1-carboxyvinyltransferase gives MTSFIIEGGHPIQGTVRPSGNKNAALPLLASCLLTDEPVTLHNVPQIGDVETMLQILAGLGVEIHRQGHSVTLCARGVDRTQPDAHLFGQIRGSLTLMGPLLARHGHFAVGKSAGGDDIGRRRIDTHLQVFQALGAQLCHNGRFELRADRGLTGQDILLDEASVTATENGIMAAALARGTTILRNAASEPHVQDLCHLLVAMGCPIEGIGSNTLTIHGQERLRGGEIHISPDFVEIGSYIGLGAITEGELRIQGVVPEHLRMVEMVFAHRLGVQMHLEHDPTAPPHEATTLVVEDGQELRITPDFGGAVPKIDDAPWPAFPPDLMSIALVVATQAQGTVIIHEKMYESRLYFVDKLIAMGAQIILCDPHRAVVVGPSRLVGQTVTSPDIRAGMALVLAALAAQGVTTIGNVQQIDRGYQRIDETLRSLGAHIQRVE, from the coding sequence ATGACTTCGTTTATCATCGAGGGAGGACATCCAATCCAGGGGACCGTCCGCCCCAGTGGCAACAAAAATGCAGCCCTGCCCCTGCTGGCCAGCTGCCTGCTCACCGACGAACCGGTGACGCTCCACAATGTGCCCCAGATCGGGGACGTGGAAACCATGCTCCAGATCCTCGCCGGCCTGGGCGTGGAGATCCACCGCCAGGGCCACAGCGTCACCCTCTGCGCCCGGGGCGTGGACCGTACGCAGCCCGACGCCCATCTGTTCGGCCAGATCCGGGGCTCCCTGACCTTGATGGGGCCCCTGCTGGCCCGCCACGGCCATTTCGCTGTGGGCAAATCGGCCGGCGGCGATGACATCGGCCGGCGGCGCATCGATACCCACCTGCAGGTCTTCCAGGCCCTGGGCGCGCAGCTCTGCCACAACGGCAGGTTCGAGCTGCGGGCCGACCGGGGCCTGACCGGTCAGGACATCCTGCTGGATGAAGCCTCTGTCACCGCGACAGAGAACGGCATCATGGCCGCCGCCCTGGCCCGGGGCACCACCATCCTGCGCAACGCCGCCAGCGAGCCCCACGTCCAGGACCTCTGCCACCTGCTGGTGGCCATGGGCTGCCCCATCGAGGGCATCGGCAGCAACACCCTCACCATCCACGGTCAGGAGCGGCTGCGGGGCGGCGAGATCCACATCAGCCCGGACTTCGTGGAGATCGGCAGCTACATCGGCCTGGGCGCCATCACCGAAGGCGAGCTGCGCATCCAGGGTGTCGTGCCAGAACACCTGCGCATGGTGGAAATGGTCTTCGCCCACCGCCTGGGCGTCCAGATGCACCTGGAGCACGACCCCACCGCTCCGCCCCACGAGGCCACCACCCTGGTGGTGGAGGACGGGCAGGAGCTGCGCATCACGCCTGACTTCGGCGGAGCCGTGCCCAAGATCGACGATGCACCCTGGCCGGCCTTCCCCCCCGACTTGATGAGCATCGCCCTGGTGGTAGCCACCCAGGCCCAGGGCACCGTGATCATCCACGAGAAGATGTACGAGAGCCGGCTCTATTTTGTGGACAAGCTCATCGCCATGGGGGCCCAGATCATCCTCTGCGACCCCCATCGCGCGGTGGTGGTGGGTCCCAGCCGGCTGGTGGGCCAGACGGTCACCAGCCCGGACATTCGCGCCGGCATGGCCCTGGTGCTGGCAGCCCTGGCCGCCCAGGGAGTCACCACCATCGGCAACGTCCAGCAGATCGACCGGGGCTACCAGCGCATCGACGAGACCCTGCGCAGCCTGGGCGCCCACATCCAGCGGGTGGAATAG